From the genome of Fundulus heteroclitus isolate FHET01 chromosome 9, MU-UCD_Fhet_4.1, whole genome shotgun sequence, one region includes:
- the si:ch73-389b16.1 gene encoding uncharacterized protein si:ch73-389b16.1 — MSKFNGELTQREQEMLRIRRDSDTKATELAKMEKMLQQTKNMLEKKTDSSVESKGYQENMVEDLEERVRNTRRYRRNSLHHTQMLESQMKTVKGELVGTLDHLQELRNVLRRSQQKAEERKAAMEKLAAGLR; from the exons ATGAGTAAGTTTAATGGCGAGCTGACGCAGAGGGAGCAGGAGATGCTGAGAATCCGCCGGGACAGCGACACCAAGGCTACTGAACTGGCTAAGATGGAGAAGATGCTGCAGCAAACAAAGAACATGCTGGAGAAGAAGACAGATTCCAGTGTGGAGAGCAAGGGTTACCAGGAGAACATGG TGGAGGACCTGGAGGAGAGGGTGCGCAACACCAGGCGGTACAGGAGAAACTCActccaccacacacagatgCTGGAGAGCCAGATGAAGACGGTGAAAGGCGAGCTGGTGGGCACGTTGGACCATCTCCAGGAGCTGAGGAACGTGCTGCGCCGTTCACAGCAGAAAGCAGAAGAGCGCAAAGCGGCCATGGAGAAGCTGGCGGCGGGTCTCAGGTGA